The Mucilaginibacter sp. PAMB04168 genome contains the following window.
TAAGAGCCGTCTTCAATTACCCTTGAGTTGGCGCCAGTTGGCGTTGACGGCCCTGCACCGCCAAAGCCGGCCCTAAACAGGGTGGAACTTTGATTAGTAGGCGACCACCGGTCTAAGTAGCTGGCAAACTGGTTAAGGTTGGCCCGGTTAAGAATGTTACCCTCAAAAATGTACCGGTTGGCGTTTATGATATCATTGCCGTATGACCATTGAAAGAATAAGTTCAGGTCGAAATTGCGGTAACGGAAATCGTTATTGAAGCCACCGGTATGAATTGGCAAACCACGGCCAATAATGGCGTAATCACTGGCGTTGATGGCCAAATCGCCGTTTAGGTCTTTAAACTTTATATCACCAGGCTGTATAGCGCTGCGCGTATTGCCGTTGGTAGGTATATTGTCCTTTAAAATATAGTTGCCGGTTGTGGTAACATTAAAATCCGAGTACTGGTAAACGCCATCCCAAACATAACCGTACATCATGCCCAGCTGGTTGCCAACTTTAGTAATAAACGATGGTATAGTGCGAAAGGTGGCATCAAAAGGTGCATAAGCCAGTATAGCTTCCTGTTTTTCAGACAACTGGAGTATTTTGCTTTGATTAAATGAAATATTAAAGCTCGATTTCCATCCAAAATCGCGTTTGTTAATGTTATCGGTGCTAATGGTAAGCTCCAAACCCTGGTTGCGCACACGGCCAATGTTGCGGAGTGCCTGGTTATATCCCAATGATAATGGGATGTTGGCGTTAAGCAGTAAATCGCGGGTAACTTTGCGATAAATATCGGCCGTGATGTTAATGCGGTTTTTAAAAAAAGACAAGTCCAGACCCACATCAGTTTGTTCGGTGGTTTCCCACTTCAGATCTTCGTTGCTTGGCGAGCCTGGTACCGCGCCGGAGATAATGCCATTGCCAAATGTGTACGCATACGGATTGTACGAAATAATCATTTGTGTTTGGTAAGGAAAATCGGTAACACGGTTATTACCTGTTAACCCGTAGCTTACGCGGAGTTTACCATCTGATATAACCCTGTTGTTTTTCAAGAAGTTTTCTTGCGAAAAACGCCAGGCTAATGCTCCCGAGGGGAAATATCCCCATTTGTTGCCCGGCGCAAACTTCGAAGAACCATCAGCACGGTACGAGGCGGTTAACAAGTATCTGGATTTATATTTATAATCAACCCTCCCTAAGTACGACATCAAGCCCCATAAGGATGATACTGCCGTTACGGTTTGCGGCGTACCTTCATTTAAACCACTGATACCCAACTGTGCCCTGGGCAAATTGGTAGCCGAACTGCCATAGCCCGATGTACGGTTGCCCGATTCGGTTATACCAGCTAATAAGGTAAGGTTATGTGATTTGTTAAAGGTTTCGTTATAGGTTAGCGTATTTTCATTGATCCAGGTTGTGTTTTTATTAAATATAACGCTGCCATTTACACCATTGGTTGAGCCTATTAGGGTACGGCGGTTACCATATACGGTAAGCGTGTCGTTAAAAGTATTGTTCTGTGTAAACGTTTCGTTAAGACCACCGGTTATTCTCAGTTTAAGCTTGGATGTAACAGCGTAATCTACATAACCATTAAGTATGGTGTTACGGCCAATTACATCTCTCACCAAATGCCGCTGGTTAAGAATCGGATTTATCCGCAAATCAAGCGACGGATCAATGAAGGGGTCGAAAAGATCATCTGATACATCATTGGCGCCGCTTAATGAAAAATTACGGTAACCATACACACTATACAGCGAAGCTGCCGTTGAGCTGGTGCTTGATGGGTTTGACGGCGATATGCCCGAACGCTTGTTGTGTGCTATGTTGAGGTATATACCCGCTTTAACTTTGTTGTTAAAAGTTTGGTCGAGTGATACCGAGCCCTGGTAGCGGCGGTAGTCAGAATTGATAATTACACCGTTTTGTCCAAACACGTTACCCGACACGTAGTATTTCGTCTTATCATTACCGCCCCTAACCGAAAGCGAAGTATTGAACATAGGCGCCACATGTAAAAACTGATCTTGCCAGTCTATTTCGGGAATGTTGCGGTAAAAATTGAGCGTGCGGCCGTCGCGCAGGTAGATATTTGCAGCATCTGCCGGGCTTTTTTCAACCTGGTATTGTACAAACTCATAAGGGTTCATCAGCTTCATGCGGTTACGGTCTTTCTGAAGGCCGTAATAAGCGCTCAACGTGATAGCCGGAGCTCCTGACTTACCTCTTTTGGTCGTAATCATGATCACACCGTTAGCACCTCTTGAGCCGTATATTGCCGTTGCCGATGCGTCTTTCAGCACGTCAATCGACTCTACGTCCTGCGGCTGAATAAAATTATTATCAGGGTTTTCAATCGGGAAGCCATCAATAACATACAGCGGTGAGTTATCTTGCGTAACAGAGTTTGCACCGCGTATAACGATATTATTGGCCGATCCGGGTTGCCCATCAACAGAGGATACCACCACGCCGGCTACCCGGCCGCCCAGTGCTTCATCAATTGACCTTACAGGCGCTTTTTGCATATCCTCAATTGGAGCCTTCACAACCGAGCCGGTCACATCGGCGCGTTTCACCTGCGCATAACCAATAACCACAGTCTCGGTAAGGCTGTTAACCTGGGTCCTCATCACAATGGTGTATCGCGTGCGGGCATCTACAGCCACTTGGTTATTAGCATAACCAATACCTGAAAACAATAAGGTATCTTTTGGCGAGGCTTTTATGCTAAACTGCCCGTTCAGGGCGGTTTGTGTACCGCCACTTTTGCCTTTAATCCGAATTGTTATTGCAGGTATAGCGGTTCCGGTCTCATCTTTTACTTCTCCCGTTATTTGTTGTTGCGCAAATACCGGAAGTGTACTTAATAAAATAATAATCAATAACAATGTTCGACGCCGCAAATACGGTTTGAACTTGCCATTCATTTTACCACAGTAAAACTGCATGGTCATGATAGGGGGTTTAAATGGTTATAATTGGTTACTGGCAACCCGCAAGGCCGCTCTGTGGGGGCAAACGGGTAAAGCGAATTTGAGTATTATGAATTGAAATGAACGGTCAAAAAATCGATAATTTAGGATGAATTTTTAAAAGAAATGCCGAAAATATGTCGGAATACAGGGTTAGACCGGTTTAATGAGTATTGCTGTTTGTGGTTTGGCATTTTTAAACAACAGCTTTTGTTAAAGTATACATTGCCCAGGCTGGTAACGTAATCAGCTTGATTTTTTTTTATAAATTGATCAACAAACAGCACTGACCTTACAACCTTAAATATACATAAAGGAATAAAGGGGTGAGGTAAATGCCCGGCTATCAGAAAACCAGGCTTTATGTACTACCGTAATTCCTATACATCCTTATTGTTGCTAAACAACAGGGATATGGGATATTATCAATTGAAAAAAAGACGGAAATTTGATTTCCGAAAGGTAGTCACGGTACGTAAAAAATCATTTAATTAGCAGTCAGCTTCTGCCGGTAAGTTAAACCTAAAAAGACATCATTATATTTTTAGCACAATGCGATTAAAATGCATTATTTACTTTTTAGTGTGCTGTATACAGACAAGTTACGCCCAAAGCGTAAAGTTTGACAGGCTGAGTATTGAAGACGGCTTATCACAAAACTCTGTACTTGCCGTATGCGAAGATAAAGATGGCTTTATTTGGCTTGGAACCCGCGATGGGTTGAACAAGTACAACTCATATGATTTTAAAATTTATAAAAGCCACCCGGCTAATAAAAGCAGCTTACAATCCAGCTACATAACTAACTTATACTGCGATAGTAAAAACAGGCTATGGGTAGGCACCAGCAAAGGATTAAACATTTATGACCGAACCCTGGATGCTTATAAAAGGGTGCCACTTTTATTTAAGAATGGGGAAGATATAAATTTAAGCCGCATCAACAGCATTTTAGAAGACCGTACAGGGCGCTTATGGGTTGCCTCGGAATACGACCTCAACTTAATTCAGGCAAACGGTCGGTTAAAACATATTGTGCCGGTAAATCCTATCACAAACAGAATGGTTCTTCGCTCTTTATGCCAGGATCATACCGGAACTATATGGCTGGGTACCACCCACGGCATTTACACCGTTGCCGAAAAGCAAAAAAGATTCTGGGTTGAAAAATTCCTGCCATTGGCAACGGCCGGTTTAGCCGATGCTCCGATTATGAGTGTAACCGAAGATACCGCTCATAACTTATGGATAGCCACATCGGGCAAAGGCTTGTATAAATATGAACCAGCCCTGCGAGCCATAAAACATTATACTACATCGGGCAAGCCTGATAGTTTGAGCGACGATAATGTAAGGCGCCTTTTGCCAGACGGCAAAGGTAATTTATGGATAGGTACGCAAACTGGCTTATCGTTATATAACGCCTTTACCAAAAAGTTTTCTAATTACCGTAACGACCCTTGGGACAATACCAGTTTGAGCCAAAATTCAGTTCATAGCTTGTATAAAGACCATGCCGGCATCATCTGGGTCGGAACCTTTTTTGGCGGCGTTAACCGGATTTACCCTTATCCGGCACCGTTTTCTGTTATCAGCAACCGGTCATTCACGGCGGCTTTAAACAATAACGTTATCAGCTCCATATTAAAAGATGCGCAAGGTTATTTATGGATTGGCACCGAGGGGGGCGGCATCAACGTTGTTGCACCCAATGGCCTGCATACCAAAGTGTACCAGCATGTTACCGGCGCGCCTCACACCTTGGGCTCTAATTTGGTAAAAGTTATCTTCAAAGACTCTTTCAATCAGATTTGGGTAGGTACACATGGCGGTGGACTTAATTTATTTGACGCCGGTATTAACGGCTTTAAACAATACCTAAACCACAATCAGGCAACATTAGGGTCTGAAATTACCTGTTTGGCAGAAGACAATGCAAAACGCTTGTGGATTGGCACCGAAACTGCCGGCCTCAATGTGTTTGAAAACAACAACGGAAATCTAATAAAGGTTAATGATGCCAAAATTACACGGCTTACTAAAAACCGTTCTATACTCTCTGTTATAAAAGATGACGATGGAAAAATATGGGCTGGCGGACCAGATGGCTTGTATATAACCGATGCCAAAGGTGTTGTTTATATAAAAAAAATACCCCGTGACAGACCTTTAGCTGTAAATTGTATTTTCCAGGACTCACTGAAAAATGTATGGGTTGGTACCAATGCCTTGGGTTTGGTTAAGTTTTCTAAAAACGGCCACTTTATTCGAAACTATACTGTAGATAATGAGCTTTCGGACAATAAAGTGCTTGGTATATTACAGAACGGTAACGACCTGTGGATAAGTACTGGAAACGGCCTGAACAGGCTGAATTTAAATAGCAACACCATCAATCACTATTTTGAGACCGACGGGCTTGCGGGTAACATCTTCAACAACAATTCTTACTATAGGGCTACTAATGGCCTGATGTATTTTGGCGGATACAACGGGCTTACCATCTTCAACCCTAACAGTATCAGGATCAATAAGCAGGCTCCCGTTGTACGGCTAACCTCACTTAGCGTACATAACAAAAAAGTAGTTCCCGGAGACAGGAACAGTATTTTGAAGCAAAATATAAACCTCACTAAACAAATTACTTTAAACCACGATCAAAATGTGTTTACGGTTCAGTTTGCGGTGCTAAACTTTATCAAACCCGAAAAAAACAAATACCGGTATTACCTGGAAGGATATGATAAAGACTGGCAAAGTGTTAATTCACCGGTTGCTACTTATACCAACGTGCCGCCGGGTCATTATCGCTTTTATGTTAGCGGCTGTAACAATGACAATGTGTGGAGCAATAAGTTAAGCCTGCAGATAGATATACGCCCGCCGGTTTGGAGAGCATGGTGGGCGTATATGCTCTACTTTATATTATTAACCGGCCTTGTTACGCTGGTAGTGCGTTACCTGTTTATAAGAGCACTTTATAAAAAAGAACAAGAGCTTACCCGCCTCAAGCTGAACTTTTTCACCAACATATCGCACGAAATAAGGACGCACCTGGCACTGATTACCGGCCCGGCCAATAAACTGATTGCCGATAATGAGCCACTTTTAAAAGGGAAGCAACAACTGGTTACTATAAAAAACAACTCAGAAAGCTTATTGCAGTTGGTTAACGAATTACTGGATTTCAGAAAAGCCGAAACCGGCCATTTGAACCTGCGGATTACCCTGGTTGACATTGTTGATTTTATTGGTAACGTGAAAACAAACTTCAATGAAATAGCTGCGGAAAAAAACATAGTTTTTGAACTACAGGCAAGCGCCAGCCGTATTGATATGTACTTTGACCGCGAGCAAATGGAGAAGGTTTTTTACAACCTGCTTTATAACGCATTTAAGTTTACACCAGGCGGTGGCTTTGTAAGTGTTATAATAAAAAATGAGAAGGATGATGTTGTTATAGACTTTGTAAACTCCGGCCCGGGAATAGCTAAAGAAAACATTGACAAGCTTTTTGAAAATTATTTCCAGGAAATTGATTATGGGAAGCAAAACACCGGTTATGGTATAGGTTTAGCTTTATCTAAAAGCATTGTTGATTTACATGGGGGTAGTATAAAGGTCGAAAGTTCGGCACATGAAAACGGGCAAAGCCTCACTAAATTTACTATAAAATTAAAAAACGGAGCCGGCCATTTTTCAGCCCGGCAAATAAAACAAGGACAATTATCTTACGCTAACGCGGTAAACATACCTGCCACCCGCAATGAGCATGAGCAAGCCGATTATTCTCTTTCGCCGCTTTACAATCACAAAGATTTAGTGCCAGACGAAGAAAAACTAACTATACTGCTTGTTGAAGACAATCCGGACATGAGAGGTTTTATTAAATCAATTTTACAGCCCCGCTATACTATCATTGAAGCTTGCAACGGTTTGGAAGGATTTGATGTAGCCACGCTCGAAATACCCGACCTTGTAATTAGCGATGTGATGATGCCAGAAATGGACGGACTAACGTTTTGTGCCAAAATAAAATCAGACGAACGCACCAGCCATATACCTGTTATTTTACTAACGGCTCAAAGCAGCGTACAACATCATGTAAACGGCTTGCAAACCGGCGCTGATATTTATTTAACCAAACCTTTTAGCAGCGATGTACTGATGCTGCAGGTAAATAACCTTATTAGCGCCCGCGAGTTAATTTGGCATAAATTGAACCGTGAATTTAAGTTACATATTAAGAAGTTAAACTTAACTGATGAGGATAAAGCTGTTGATAAACAAACGGTACATTTACACCCGCTTGATGAGGCTTTTCTTGATCGTATAACCAACATGGTTAATGAAAACTTGATGAACCGTAACTTTGGCGTTCAACAGCTCTCTCAGATGGCTGGTATGAGTCAGCCGGTCCTCTTTCGAAAAATTAAAGGGATTACTGGTTTGTCGGCTAATGACTTTGTAAAATCTTTACGCCTAAAAAAAGCAGCCGAATTACTCTTAGACGGCCATTATAACGTTTCTGAAATCAGCAACATAGTTGGGTATGAAAGCAGTAAATACTTTAGCCGCGAGTTTAAAAAATCTTATGGGGTAAATCCATCTGCCTATACTAAAGACTCGGCGATAAACAATGAACAAGTGAACAATCATCAATAGATGGCACACACCCCACCGATTTGGCTACGACCGTATGCTAAACTATATACAGCCAAAAACGCTTTAAAAATCAATGTTAAAAAGTATTTAATTGCGCTATTCATAGTTCCCGGTATCATTAAGACCAATAGCACCGCTGCGGCCAGCTTGGGCACTCCCCCCGGGTAGCTTTCTTCTAACGCTTGCGTACAGGAAACGAGGCCCTTTATCTGATTTGGTTTTATTGTTCAAAAATTGGTACTTTATTCAGCATCAGACGTATCTGATATTAATAATAATCCTAAGTTGATGATCACTTAAAATCAAAGCGATATTTTAAGTCTTTTAAAACTTGGTATGACCAGATATTTATACATCACTATCATCTCTATGCTGTGCGCCTTGCTTTTCCTTAATATGCGTTGCAAAAAGGAAAATGAAATGGACCCAAACGGGCTTCCTAAAGCCACCCAAGTAGGCTCCCTGCTGTTTGCCTGCAAGATCAACGGCAAGAATTGGACATCTAATAAAAATAGTTATTCGGTAAGTGGCGGTGTTAAAAATGGCATTATAACAGTAAGTGGATTTAACGACTCAAATTCTGCAACGGCTTTAGAGTATTTACAGATTCAGGTGAAGGAAGTTGCTTCACAAATGGTATACCGCCTAAACGACCCCAATTTGGGGCATTTAGCTACCTACAAAACCGATAGAGATTGTTTTACTGTAGTTTCTTTTACAAATCGGGCAGATTCAAGTGACGGAGAAGTTTCTTTTACCCGGATTGACAAGGCCAATCGGATTCTTTCTGGTACTTTTGGTGTAATATTCCAACCGAAAAATGCGGCGTAATTAAAATTACCGATGGCCGCTTTGACATCCTATATTAACATTTAACCTTTTAACCAAACCTTTCGGGGGAACGCTTAACGGTTTTCATAGTAATACTATGCGCTGTGTTATTTTTAGAAATCTCGGATAGAAAGCCGGATGCTAGAAAATAGGATAAGCATTTACTCCCAATATTTGGCCTGGGGAAAGAATATTAGTGAAGAACGGTTGAAAGAGGCTCGGATAAGATGTAATTTGGAATGAACGACTTAGTATCGGGTTGTGATTAGGTGCTAAGTAATTAAAAGAAAAGCCAGCTATAGACTGCGTGAAATATAGACTCCAAAAGCTTTATAAAATATAATGAACGCATTAAGCCTTTTTAACAAACTCCGATTTTAACGCCATTGCACCAAAACCATCTATCTTGCAATCGATGTTATGATCGCTGTCGACCAGGCGAATGTTTTTAACTTTAGTGCCTGCTTTTACGGTTTGCGAAGTACCTTTAACAGGTAAGTTTTTAATCGTGACTACGGTATCTCCGTTGGCCAGGGTGTTGCCGTTGCTATCTTTTACAACGAAGATATCATCACTATGCACATCCTCATTACTACTCCACTCATGCCCGCATTCCGGACAAGCCAGTAAGTTTTCCAGCTCGTAAGTGTAGGGGGATTGGCAAATGGGGCAAGGTGCTAGTTCTTTCGTCATCGTACAAATTCTTGAAACGTCAAAGTTAGCAAATGATAGCAAGTATTGAATCGTAGTCTTGAAGTTTTGGCCGAACTTCTATCGTAGCTGCCAAGAAAACTCATTCGCTATTAAGAAAGATAAATGTTGCTGTATGCTATTTCATTACAGCCCATATCGGGCTTCATAAAAGTGTGCAAAAGCTTTGCAGTAATTTATAATTATAAGTTCCGCTCCTGATTTATAAAAAACAATTAACTCGCATTGGGTTACTAAACCGGCTCCTGAGGTATAAATTACAAAGCCCTAGTAGCCATATGCATAATCGTTTGAAACCGCTGATATCACTACCGTTTCTTATTTGCCTGACGCTTTTAATCGTCAACGATTTCTATCTGAAGGAAGCTTTCCATAATGTGTTTACAGGCAAGTTATCTGATTTTTGCGGATTATTTATCTTTCCTATTTTCTGGTCGGTCTTGTTCCCCAAACATAAATTCTGGGTTTTTATATTAAGCGGAGCACTATTTATTTACTGGAAAAGTGAGTATGCTGCGGGGCTTATCCACTTTGTGAGTACTTATTTTTTCGATGTTCAACGAACGGTTGATGTTACCGACCTGATCGCTTTGCCTGTATTAGGGCTGGCCTGGTTAAGTTTGAAAGGAGACGTAAGAGCGTTTGAAACGAATGGCTTTATCAAACAGATAAGCCCTTATATGATAGCAACCCTTACCGTTTTTTCGTTTTGCGCAACCAGCCTTCCAAAATATGTACAAACCTTTGAGCAGCCACAGTACGTACTTTTTCAGTCTGATGCTGTGCCCGACTCCAGCCAAATAGAAGAAGGCTTTAACTTTTATCATTTCGATTCTTTGCTGGTTGTTCAGGTTAACCAATTATACGTTACGAGCCGGCCAGCCAAAGATGATGATTACAATAAAAACCTCGTGACCAAAAACCTTGAGAAAGAGACTTTCGAAATCATACCTGTTAAAAAAAGTTTAATGGTTGCCGGAAAAGTTACTTCATTGACCATCAAAACGCCACAGGGTGATGATCATGCTAACTTCAATGGGGGGCGTTTGGACGGTCAGTTTATCAGAAATAAAGGAGGGAAAGCCGTTATCGAGGGTGTTTATAAAATGGGGATAGAAGATTCCATATGGACTTTTCGAAACACCGGCAATACCAAGGTCACCAAAATAACATTTAAGAACGGGGAACGAACCAAAGTTGAGCAGTTTGAGGGTGGCAACCTCATATCTTCCAGCAAGATCAACACCCGTGCGGAGGTCATAAGAAACAAGTATATTCAAATAGCGGCATTAGTCCTAATGACGATAGGCACTCTTGTGCTTTTAGTAAAAAATTACCGGCACAGATATCAGGAAAAGCTCCAGATCATGTTAGCCTGGAAATGGCTGGTTTGCCTGTTGCTGCCGATGGTTGTCTGGCTGTTACAGTTTGCAGTTACCCTTTTACTGGGGGATTTACATTTTGATGTGTTTACTATACTGGGTACAGGCTTTTTGATATATGTAATCACCTGCCCGCTATTTTTCATCGTCGTGTTTGGAATCAAGTTAAGCAGGCAGATAGACGCTCTTTTGTACTGTTTATTATTTGCCCTTGCGTTCAGTATTTGGATTGAGCATGATATATTGACTAAACTTTCTGTCTGAAAGTGTATCACTGAGCTACATAAGTTGCAATTGAAATCGATAAATTAATTACGAAGTTGCCAAATGGTCTTAGGTCAAATTTGAGAAGGAAAAGACTGGTTATTGACCTAAGTCTTAATCTTAGTAACACCTCCTCAGACTGGCAGGCTGTAAAAGAGGCCAGCCACATTATTTATACTCGCAGTAATCATTAACAACTTCTTTTCGTTCGCGCTTTTAGCCAACCATTCAAGCCTCACCGTTCAGGATTCGTAAGCGACCTTAATTCAATTTTCTAATGCCAGCTACAGGCTATAAAATAATAGGAGCCTACGGTCGTGTGTAGGTATGCTCAAAAGCTATGCTGCCCGATGCGATGTATTTAGTTGTAGCTTGTGAGGTTCAGAATATAGTGGTTATCTATGGTGATGGTCCTAATACGGTTACTAAAATTTCCAAATCATCAAAAGTAGATGAACTTTACTCGTGGATGCCACTAATTACAGCTACATAAATCAATATAATTGTAACACTTTAGCGTAAAAGCAAAGCCGCCCTTCTGTGAAAAAAGGCGGCTTGATGATCATTTTACTCAGCTTATCTTACCTACAGCAAACTGCGCCGGCCAAGATTTTGGCCAAACCGGTAGGTAAGGGTTATTTCGTGGGTGTTATTTTTAAAGCCACGTGCCACGTTATTGGAAGCTGTTCCAAACTGGTAACTGTAACCTACCCTCACAGCTTCTATGCTCACCGACAAGATGCCAGACATCTCGTTGTTAGTACGAAAGTTACCGCCTATACCCAACGTCTCTTTTAAGTACAAGGTTGTCGAAAAATCGGCAATAAAAGGAACACCTTTGGTATAAGTGGCGAGCACTGCAGGCTTCACCCTTACATCATCACCGGCTTTTCCAAAAAGGTAAGCACCTGAAAAATTATAATGGCTACTGAAATAACTATTATCTACCTGTGAGGCATTGCCTAGCGAACGGGTAGTAAACTCCGGTACGGCTACACCCAGATAATAGTGATCGGTATAATACAGCACGCCGAAGCCGATATTCGGCCTGGTTTCCCTAACATCATTCCGGAATTGCGGATCTAATGGATCCAAGGCAGAATAATTAGCCGCATAACGCCTTATGCCTCCGTTTAAAGACACTGCCAGATGCTGGTTGTCGGCCAGTTGGATCGACTTGGCAAAAAACAAATTGATCTCGGTTAGATGCTCCACGGCAAACTGATCGTTCAGTACCGTTATACCCGCTGCCCCACCTATTGATTCTACAGGTAAGTTGCCATTGAATATAAATGTAGAAGGCGAACCTTCAATACCAGCCCATTGCCTTCTAACTATGGCATTTACTGAACCGGCCTTATCAATTAAAGAATAAGCCGGATTAAGCGGGGTTAAATTATTCATGTACTGCGAGTAACTGAACAGCTGCTGCGCTTTAACCGTTGAAAAGCTACTTATAATAAGCAGGCTGAATACCAGCCTGCTTAAAAGATGTGATGTTGATTTCAATATTGTTATATTTATAATGATCTGAATCAAAAAAGAGCCTTAGTATTTTAATACGAACCAACCGGTTTTACGCTTGCCTTCGTACTGTAACAGGAAGAAGTAAGTACCAGCCTGCTGCATTTGATTAGTGATGCTTGAGCGGCCGTCGAATACGCGCGAGCGGTTATCGTATCCTTTGATCTCGAACACCTTTACGCCATTACGGTTAATAACGGTTACGCTATTGTCAGGATGTTCCTGGATACCTTCTATGTACAGGAAGTCGTTAACACCGTCGCCGTTTGGTGATACCGCCTGGCGTACAACTATTTCATTACCGCCATCCGCATCATTTACCTCAATGGTTTGCACTACGCTGTTTGCTGCCAGGTAATTTGCGTTACCGGCCTGCGATGCAGTCACCTGGGTGCTACCAATACGGTTTGCCTTAAGGGTATTACCATCCAAAGTTACAATGAACGGATCGGCTACCGTAAAGCTTACTGGCAAGCCCGAAGAAGCCCTAACTACGCTCAGATCATATTTACCTGTTACACGGTTCAGTACCGGTATCGAAGTAAAATCAATAGTCTGCCTGGCTTTGTTTACCGTCAGTAACTGCGTTACCGGCTGGGTCGAAGTATAGTTACCATTCACCGGCGCACTTGCGGTAATATTGGCGGTACCTGCACCCACAATATGTATCCGGCCATTAATAATGATAGCCACACTGTTATTATCACTGGTGTAAACTACAGTTTCCCCACTGCTAAGTGTTGCACCTGCAGCAAAGTCGGCATCACCATAAGTAGCTTGTAGCGGCCTGTTAAAGACAATGCTACGGTTGGCCGGTGCAATGGTTAAAATACCTTTATTGTAAACTATGCTGTAATTGTTTGATGCAGCACCCGATGCAGTGATACCATACGCACCCACGCCCGATGTGGCATTGGCTGCTGTACCTAACACAGGCTGTGCACTTAAGCTGGCCTGCGTATCGCTGTTTACAAAACCACTGTAGCTAACAGTGAACGCCGGGTT
Protein-coding sequences here:
- a CDS encoding TonB-dependent receptor: MTMQFYCGKMNGKFKPYLRRRTLLLIIILLSTLPVFAQQQITGEVKDETGTAIPAITIRIKGKSGGTQTALNGQFSIKASPKDTLLFSGIGYANNQVAVDARTRYTIVMRTQVNSLTETVVIGYAQVKRADVTGSVVKAPIEDMQKAPVRSIDEALGGRVAGVVVSSVDGQPGSANNIVIRGANSVTQDNSPLYVIDGFPIENPDNNFIQPQDVESIDVLKDASATAIYGSRGANGVIMITTKRGKSGAPAITLSAYYGLQKDRNRMKLMNPYEFVQYQVEKSPADAANIYLRDGRTLNFYRNIPEIDWQDQFLHVAPMFNTSLSVRGGNDKTKYYVSGNVFGQNGVIINSDYRRYQGSVSLDQTFNNKVKAGIYLNIAHNKRSGISPSNPSSTSSTAASLYSVYGYRNFSLSGANDVSDDLFDPFIDPSLDLRINPILNQRHLVRDVIGRNTILNGYVDYAVTSKLKLRITGGLNETFTQNNTFNDTLTVYGNRRTLIGSTNGVNGSVIFNKNTTWINENTLTYNETFNKSHNLTLLAGITESGNRTSGYGSSATNLPRAQLGISGLNEGTPQTVTAVSSLWGLMSYLGRVDYKYKSRYLLTASYRADGSSKFAPGNKWGYFPSGALAWRFSQENFLKNNRVISDGKLRVSYGLTGNNRVTDFPYQTQMIISYNPYAYTFGNGIISGAVPGSPSNEDLKWETTEQTDVGLDLSFFKNRINITADIYRKVTRDLLLNANIPLSLGYNQALRNIGRVRNQGLELTISTDNINKRDFGWKSSFNISFNQSKILQLSEKQEAILAYAPFDATFRTIPSFITKVGNQLGMMYGYVWDGVYQYSDFNVTTTGNYILKDNIPTNGNTRSAIQPGDIKFKDLNGDLAINASDYAIIGRGLPIHTGGFNNDFRYRNFDLNLFFQWSYGNDIINANRYIFEGNILNRANLNQFASYLDRWSPTNQSSTLFRAGFGGAGPSTPTGANSRVIEDGSYLRLKTVQLGYNLPAKSAKRMGLKSLRMYCAAQNLITWTKYSGVDPEVSIYNSVLTPGVDYSAYPRPFTITLGANASF
- a CDS encoding two-component regulator propeller domain-containing protein, with the translated sequence MRLKCIIYFLVCCIQTSYAQSVKFDRLSIEDGLSQNSVLAVCEDKDGFIWLGTRDGLNKYNSYDFKIYKSHPANKSSLQSSYITNLYCDSKNRLWVGTSKGLNIYDRTLDAYKRVPLLFKNGEDINLSRINSILEDRTGRLWVASEYDLNLIQANGRLKHIVPVNPITNRMVLRSLCQDHTGTIWLGTTHGIYTVAEKQKRFWVEKFLPLATAGLADAPIMSVTEDTAHNLWIATSGKGLYKYEPALRAIKHYTTSGKPDSLSDDNVRRLLPDGKGNLWIGTQTGLSLYNAFTKKFSNYRNDPWDNTSLSQNSVHSLYKDHAGIIWVGTFFGGVNRIYPYPAPFSVISNRSFTAALNNNVISSILKDAQGYLWIGTEGGGINVVAPNGLHTKVYQHVTGAPHTLGSNLVKVIFKDSFNQIWVGTHGGGLNLFDAGINGFKQYLNHNQATLGSEITCLAEDNAKRLWIGTETAGLNVFENNNGNLIKVNDAKITRLTKNRSILSVIKDDDGKIWAGGPDGLYITDAKGVVYIKKIPRDRPLAVNCIFQDSLKNVWVGTNALGLVKFSKNGHFIRNYTVDNELSDNKVLGILQNGNDLWISTGNGLNRLNLNSNTINHYFETDGLAGNIFNNNSYYRATNGLMYFGGYNGLTIFNPNSIRINKQAPVVRLTSLSVHNKKVVPGDRNSILKQNINLTKQITLNHDQNVFTVQFAVLNFIKPEKNKYRYYLEGYDKDWQSVNSPVATYTNVPPGHYRFYVSGCNNDNVWSNKLSLQIDIRPPVWRAWWAYMLYFILLTGLVTLVVRYLFIRALYKKEQELTRLKLNFFTNISHEIRTHLALITGPANKLIADNEPLLKGKQQLVTIKNNSESLLQLVNELLDFRKAETGHLNLRITLVDIVDFIGNVKTNFNEIAAEKNIVFELQASASRIDMYFDREQMEKVFYNLLYNAFKFTPGGGFVSVIIKNEKDDVVIDFVNSGPGIAKENIDKLFENYFQEIDYGKQNTGYGIGLALSKSIVDLHGGSIKVESSAHENGQSLTKFTIKLKNGAGHFSARQIKQGQLSYANAVNIPATRNEHEQADYSLSPLYNHKDLVPDEEKLTILLVEDNPDMRGFIKSILQPRYTIIEACNGLEGFDVATLEIPDLVISDVMMPEMDGLTFCAKIKSDERTSHIPVILLTAQSSVQHHVNGLQTGADIYLTKPFSSDVLMLQVNNLISARELIWHKLNREFKLHIKKLNLTDEDKAVDKQTVHLHPLDEAFLDRITNMVNENLMNRNFGVQQLSQMAGMSQPVLFRKIKGITGLSANDFVKSLRLKKAAELLLDGHYNVSEISNIVGYESSKYFSREFKKSYGVNPSAYTKDSAINNEQVNNHQ
- a CDS encoding DUF6252 family protein, translating into MTRYLYITIISMLCALLFLNMRCKKENEMDPNGLPKATQVGSLLFACKINGKNWTSNKNSYSVSGGVKNGIITVSGFNDSNSATALEYLQIQVKEVASQMVYRLNDPNLGHLATYKTDRDCFTVVSFTNRADSSDGEVSFTRIDKANRILSGTFGVIFQPKNAA